The window GGCGCCGGCCGGATTGAGTTTGAGGAAGACTTCGGTGTGACTCTCGCCCTCGAAGATCGAGACAATGCGGGTTTTGTAAGCGATGCCCAAAAGCCCGAGCAGGACGCGCACCTTCCAGGCATTTTGCGAGGGGAGATAATCGTAGAGCGTGAGCATGATGGGGCTTCCTCGTTTGGCTGGGTTGCTTCGCATGGCGCGAGTGAAAGGCGCCACCCGATTCAGGCGCCGGTTAATCTCCCCCCTTGAGAGGGAGATGTCGCTGGAGGCGACAGAGGGAGTCGCCGCGCGTAGAGCGCCAACGTCTTTTCTCGTCTCTTGAGGGCGTCAGCGCTTCACGCGAAACGACCCCCTCTGGCCTGCCGGCCATCTCCCCCTCAAGGGGGGAGATCAGCAGCTTCGACGTCGCGCATCCCGCCGCGGCCACGCCTCACCCCCGCCCCGCAATATCGTTCGCTACAGCCTTCGCCTCGATGCCGATCTCGCGCAGCAAGCCCGTCACCGGATTGTAGAAGCCGACCAGATAGAGGCCAAGCTCGGACGAGCGGGGACTGAGCCCGCTCTTGGCCGGCCGCAGCTCCGCCGGAACGAAACTGTCGTAGCCCGGCCGGTAGCCGGTGGCGAGGATGACGGCGTCGAAGCTTTGCTCGCGCCCGTCGGTGAATTTCGCGCCGTCCGCGGTGAAGCGCGCGATGTCGGGCACAATCCCGATCCGGCCGGCCTTGATCGCCGCTACCGTGCCGACGTCGATGACCGGGATGCGGCCGCCGCCGATCTGCTTGAGGATGCCTTCCTTCGGCCTGACGATGCCGTATTTCTCCAGCCTGCCCAGCGCAAGGTCGAGAATTTTCGGAAACATCCAGTCGTTCAGCGCCTGAGGCATCGCCCGGCTGGCGATGCCGACCATCTGGATCGGCACGCCGAACAGTTGGCGCGGCACGATGTGGACGCCCTTGCGCACCGAGATCGCCGGGTGGGCGCCGGACTCGGCAAGGTCGAGCGCGATCTCGGCGCCGGTGTTGCCCAGGCCGACGACCAGCACCTTCCTGCCGACATAGGGGGTCGCCTCGGTATAGGCGGCGCTGTGCAGCACCTTGCCCTTGAACGCCTCGATGCCAGGAAAGGCCGGACGGATCGGCTCGGCATTGTTGCCGGTGGCAACGACGACTTTCCCGGCGCTGATCTCACCGGCATCGGTCTCGACCAGGAATTTTCCGTCCGCGCGCCGGACCGACTTCACGGTCACGCCGAAGCGCGGGGCGAGGCCGAAATGTCGAGCATAAGCATCGAGATAGGCGACGACCTTCTCACGCGGCACATAGCGCGGGTGGCTTTTCGGGAACGGCATGAAGGGCAGCGAGGAAAACGACTTCACCGTATGCAAATGCAGCCGCCGGTAATGCCGCCGCCAGGCCGGCGCCACTTCGTTGGCCTTTTCGAGGATGACAAACTCGACGCCCGCCTGTTTCAAGCAAGCGCCGACAGCGAGCCCCGCAGGGCCGGCGCCGACAATGACGACATTGGGGTCCAAGCGATTTTCCTCCCCCGCCATGGCCGCGAAAGGTTATGCCGGGAGGCGTACGGGGGACAAGTGGGGAGAAACACCTATGCTTCTCCCGGCGGGAGCGGAAAGAGCTTAATCCATCCCGATCCCGCCCTGCACCTCGGGCTCATCCTCGGGCGGCTCAAGGAT is drawn from Mesorhizobium sp. B1-1-8 and contains these coding sequences:
- a CDS encoding flavin-containing monooxygenase — its product is MDPNVVIVGAGPAGLAVGACLKQAGVEFVILEKANEVAPAWRRHYRRLHLHTVKSFSSLPFMPFPKSHPRYVPREKVVAYLDAYARHFGLAPRFGVTVKSVRRADGKFLVETDAGEISAGKVVVATGNNAEPIRPAFPGIEAFKGKVLHSAAYTEATPYVGRKVLVVGLGNTGAEIALDLAESGAHPAISVRKGVHIVPRQLFGVPIQMVGIASRAMPQALNDWMFPKILDLALGRLEKYGIVRPKEGILKQIGGGRIPVIDVGTVAAIKAGRIGIVPDIARFTADGAKFTDGREQSFDAVILATGYRPGYDSFVPAELRPAKSGLSPRSSELGLYLVGFYNPVTGLLREIGIEAKAVANDIAGRG